In Spiroplasma litorale, a single genomic region encodes these proteins:
- a CDS encoding PTS sugar transporter subunit IIA, producing MEIKKELIFLEKEFDDKKQVFEFIKQKLIEFNLGNEETINSMIKRDEKASVAIGSYLAITHCEYEYGKNIKINEFIFIKLKKPIFWDENEVLFVIVLILNSDKQIDMLYDLAISFSDEEKVKKFYKQCKSIDDVNNFLKPE from the coding sequence ATGGAAATTAAAAAAGAACTAATTTTTTTAGAAAAAGAATTCGATGATAAAAAACAAGTTTTTGAATTTATAAAACAAAAATTAATAGAATTTAATCTAGGTAATGAAGAAACTATAAATTCAATGATAAAAAGAGATGAAAAAGCAAGTGTTGCAATCGGTAGTTATCTTGCAATAACACATTGTGAATATGAGTATGGAAAAAATATAAAAATAAATGAGTTTATTTTTATTAAATTAAAAAAACCAATATTTTGAGATGAAAACGAAGTACTATTTGTGATTGTTTTAATATTAAACAGCGATAAACAAATTGACATGTTATATGACTTAGCAATTAGTTTTTCTGATGAAGAAAAAGTAAAAAAATTTTATAAACAATGTAAATCTATAGATGATGTAAATAATTTTTTAAAACCAGAGTAA
- a CDS encoding PTS mannitol transporter subunit IICB produces the protein MAGMIMPSVSILIAWGLLASVFIGKYDDNGEWVRTGWFKSEAIGQIIALTMKYLLPVLIGYTAGNMVYKTRGAVFAAFITFLIILGNDWTYKTTASDWVIGDSVASKVGAPNQIVGAMIMAPLTTYAYKNIEILYINQIKPGFEMVVKNFSLALFAIFFGLISYFVWGFAMYGISYVMVEIINLFTKIPWLFPFMAIVTEPLRAVFLNNALNYGVMIPLGLTEVEQGRGFSNFFMVGGNPGPGFGLLIAYAIWRKKQRGAASSSSVIKLIGGIHEVHYVYILSEPIMILATIGGAFTSLSIISLAGGGAIAGISPGSIISVISMSGDGIRILINVAALFTGALVSFAIASIIMIFKRKHNIQTQEVNVTDEGIKFKNSTNDKNVINNSISIDLKNAKKLMVACDAGVGSSAMAAGILKKWVKDKNLDIIVDNCAVKDLTSDIDIVVTMINFKEVAMENSPNAYIYTVQKYLGKDVFTELQNMLLEAKKDE, from the coding sequence ATGGCTGGTATGATTATGCCATCTGTCAGTATACTTATTGCGTGAGGTTTATTAGCGTCAGTTTTTATTGGTAAATATGACGATAATGGCGAATGGGTAAGAACTGGGTGATTTAAATCAGAAGCAATTGGTCAGATAATTGCTCTAACAATGAAATATTTATTACCGGTATTGATTGGTTATACAGCAGGTAATATGGTGTATAAAACCCGTGGTGCGGTATTTGCAGCATTTATAACTTTTTTAATTATTTTAGGTAATGATTGAACTTATAAAACAACTGCAAGTGATTGGGTAATTGGAGATAGCGTAGCATCGAAAGTAGGAGCTCCAAACCAAATTGTTGGTGCAATGATTATGGCGCCGCTCACAACTTATGCTTATAAAAACATAGAAATTTTATATATAAATCAAATTAAACCTGGATTTGAAATGGTTGTTAAGAACTTTAGTCTAGCTTTATTTGCTATCTTCTTTGGTTTAATTTCATATTTTGTATGAGGATTTGCAATGTATGGAATTAGCTACGTAATGGTTGAAATAATCAATCTATTCACTAAAATTCCTTGATTATTTCCCTTTATGGCAATAGTAACCGAACCCTTAAGAGCTGTATTTTTAAACAATGCATTAAATTATGGCGTTATGATTCCGTTAGGACTAACCGAAGTAGAACAAGGAAGAGGTTTTTCAAACTTCTTCATGGTTGGAGGTAATCCCGGACCTGGATTTGGTTTATTAATTGCATATGCAATATGAAGAAAAAAACAAAGAGGTGCAGCTTCTAGTAGTAGTGTAATAAAACTTATTGGTGGTATTCATGAAGTTCATTATGTTTATATTCTTTCTGAACCGATAATGATTCTAGCTACAATTGGTGGTGCATTTACAAGTCTATCAATAATTTCATTAGCAGGTGGTGGAGCAATAGCTGGAATTTCGCCTGGTAGTATAATATCAGTAATTTCTATGTCAGGAGATGGAATTAGAATATTGATAAATGTTGCAGCATTGTTTACTGGAGCCTTAGTTTCTTTTGCGATTGCAAGTATAATAATGATTTTTAAAAGAAAACACAACATTCAAACACAAGAAGTTAATGTTACTGATGAAGGTATCAAATTTAAAAATAGCACAAATGATAAAAATGTAATTAATAATTCAATATCTATTGATCTTAAGAATGCTAAAAAACTTATGGTAGCGTGTGATGCGGGTGTTGGATCAAGTGCAATGGCAGCAGGAATATTAAAAAAATGAGTTAAAGATAAAAATCTTGATATTATTGTTGATAATTGTGCAGTTAAAGATCTAACAAGTGATATTGATATTGTTGTTACAATGATTAATTTTAAAGAAGTTGCAATGGAAAATTCGCCAAATGCATATATTTATACAGTGCAAAAATATTTAGGTAAAGATGTGTTTACTGAATTGCAAAATATGTTACTAGAAGCAAAGAAGGATGAATAA
- a CDS encoding integrase core domain-containing protein, translating into MNFDLNISMSRVGRSTDNGYIEGFWSVLKREAIIENKKYKSIEEYIYIFNLYSKFYNERRIKL; encoded by the coding sequence ATGAATTTTGACTTAAATATAAGCATGTCTAGAGTTGGTAGATCAACTGATAATGGTTATATAGAAGGCTTTTGAAGCGTATTAAAAAGAGAAGCTATAATAGAGAATAAAAAATATAAATCAATTGAAGAATATATATACATTTTTAATTTATACTCAAAATTTTATAATGAAAGGAGAATAAAGTTATAA
- a CDS encoding SIS domain-containing protein has translation MFLFGKGPNIHVIDIFRNYLSKLNFNCVSSTDFDVQKRITKNVNEQDICFIFTYSNLTKSMLEIYDDIKNRNTVLIIATSNVESPLFINSDYNFLIKNNEKILEDQTSSIISFLTIVMQILYLINYSK, from the coding sequence ATATTTTTATTTGGTAAGGGACCAAACATACACGTAATAGATATTTTTAGAAATTATTTATCTAAGCTAAACTTTAATTGTGTAAGTTCAACAGATTTTGATGTTCAAAAAAGAATAACTAAAAATGTTAATGAACAAGATATATGCTTTATATTTACTTATTCAAATCTTACAAAATCTATGTTAGAAATATATGATGATATTAAAAATAGAAATACAGTATTAATTATTGCAACTTCAAATGTTGAATCTCCACTTTTTATAAATAGTGATTATAATTTTTTAATTAAAAACAACGAAAAGATTCTAGAAGATCAAACTAGTTCAATAATTAGTTTTTTAACAATTGTTATGCAAATATTATATTTAATTAATTATTCTAAGTAA
- a CDS encoding transposase: MKRYTKEEKIKICKLFLESNSKYEDFSKCYKLSSICLRNWVKNYNLFWDGAFDNSKTHLEEKLKSLQKENKKLKKQLKDQELRDEMYSDLRRLINKKK; the protein is encoded by the coding sequence ATGAAAAGATACACTAAAGAAGAAAAAATAAAAATATGTAAATTATTTTTAGAGAGCAATTCTAAATACGAAGATTTTTCAAAATGCTATAAACTATCATCGATTTGTTTAAGAAATTGAGTTAAAAACTATAATTTATTCTGAGACGGAGCTTTTGATAATTCAAAAACACATTTAGAAGAAAAACTTAAAAGCTTACAAAAAGAAAATAAAAAGCTAAAAAAACAACTTAAAGATCAAGAATTAAGAGATGAAATGTATTCAGATTTAAGAAGGTTAATAAATAAAAAAAAGTAA
- a CDS encoding IS3 family transposase: MSVEELREALKLERALKKHLAKTTKEKYFAIFNVKRMFFLKLSCLYLKVSRYGYLKWLKNGKPKYKNYNRILAIKIRCLFYLFKKRYGYNMITLFLNKYFKERLNPWVVYRYMKIMSLKAAKKKKVPNYDKSGPLRFENLLNRDFKSKNINEKWVTDVTYIKTINGNVYLSVIKDLFNSEIIDWKLSVSPNNKLCHTNLISAIKKRGAPKIIHSDQGSPYTNETWERLCKTNNINISMSRRGNSPDNGACESFFGTFKNECIYTYKVKKLHHSNIYKIISDYIELYNYVRPSLKHKKTQYEIRMEKVSF, translated from the coding sequence ATGAGCGTTGAAGAATTAAGAGAGGCTTTGAAACTGGAACGAGCTTTAAAAAAGCATTTGGCGAAGACGACTAAGGAAAAGTACTTCGCCATTTTTAATGTTAAAAGAATGTTTTTTTTGAAATTATCTTGTTTATATTTAAAAGTTTCAAGGTATGGATATTTAAAATGACTTAAAAACGGAAAACCAAAGTATAAAAATTATAATAGAATTTTAGCAATTAAGATAAGATGCCTTTTTTACTTGTTTAAAAAAAGATATGGTTATAATATGATAACTTTATTTTTAAACAAATACTTTAAAGAAAGATTAAACCCCTGAGTTGTTTATAGATATATGAAAATAATGAGTTTAAAAGCAGCAAAGAAAAAGAAAGTTCCAAACTATGATAAATCAGGTCCATTAAGATTTGAAAATCTACTAAATAGAGACTTTAAATCTAAAAATATAAATGAAAAATGAGTAACAGATGTAACTTATATAAAAACTATTAATGGAAACGTATATCTATCTGTTATAAAGGATTTGTTTAATTCAGAAATTATTGATTGAAAGTTATCGGTTAGTCCTAATAATAAATTATGTCATACAAATTTAATAAGCGCCATTAAAAAAAGAGGTGCACCAAAGATAATCCACTCAGATCAAGGATCACCATATACAAATGAAACTTGAGAAAGATTATGTAAAACTAATAATATAAATATTTCTATGTCACGAAGAGGAAATTCACCAGATAATGGTGCCTGTGAGTCTTTTTTTGGAACTTTTAAAAATGAATGTATATATACATATAAAGTAAAAAAACTACATCATTCAAATATTTATAAAATTATCTCAGACTATATAGAGTTATATAATTATGTTAGACCTTCATTAAAACATAAAAAAACTCAATACGAAATTCGTATGGAGAAAGTATCTTTTTAA
- the gnd gene encoding phosphogluconate dehydrogenase (NAD(+)-dependent, decarboxylating) produces the protein MKQIGIIGFGKMGLNLAKNIKKNNYDVIGYDLNKTIYKELDNYNIKHKNEIKELIQSLDKPRSVIMIVNSGKPTEAVFNELSSFLEKGDCIIDAGNSFYKDSVSKYNLAKEKGINFIDAGVSGGPSGALNGCCIMAGGNEEIIKNYNDFFTKICVPNGYLYTGEPGSGHFAKMVHNGIEYGMMQAIAEGYQIINNSNYNFDLSKLSTLWNNGSVIRSWLVELMVEVFKKDPNLNNYSDVMSMNGEGLWTLQEALKQGTPAPIIGLSVMLRQNSTQQNNFAAKVISALRNSFGGHEIIKK, from the coding sequence ATGAAACAAATAGGAATAATTGGATTTGGTAAAATGGGTCTAAATTTAGCAAAAAATATAAAGAAAAATAATTATGATGTAATTGGATATGATTTAAATAAAACTATATATAAAGAATTAGACAATTATAATATCAAACACAAAAATGAAATTAAAGAATTAATACAATCTCTTGATAAACCAAGAAGTGTTATAATGATTGTTAATTCAGGAAAACCAACAGAAGCAGTTTTTAATGAATTATCAAGCTTTTTAGAAAAAGGAGATTGCATTATTGATGCGGGTAACTCTTTTTATAAAGACTCTGTATCTAAATACAATTTAGCAAAAGAAAAAGGAATTAACTTTATTGATGCAGGGGTTAGTGGTGGACCAAGTGGAGCACTAAATGGTTGTTGTATAATGGCTGGTGGTAATGAAGAAATAATAAAAAACTACAATGACTTTTTTACCAAAATATGTGTACCAAATGGTTATTTATATACTGGTGAACCAGGTAGTGGTCATTTTGCAAAAATGGTGCACAATGGAATTGAATATGGAATGATGCAAGCGATTGCAGAAGGGTATCAAATTATAAATAATTCAAATTACAATTTTGATTTAAGCAAGTTATCAACTTTGTGAAATAATGGAAGTGTAATAAGAAGTTGACTTGTTGAATTAATGGTAGAAGTCTTTAAAAAAGACCCTAATTTAAATAATTATAGTGATGTTATGAGTATGAATGGAGAGGGTTTGTGAACACTTCAAGAAGCATTAAAACAAGGTACGCCAGCACCAATAATTGGTCTATCGGTAATGTTGAGACAAAATAGCACACAACAAAACAATTTTGCAGCAAAAGTAATATCAGCATTGAGAAATAGTTTTGGTGGACATGAAATAATAAAAAAATAA